In a single window of the bacterium genome:
- the mutL gene encoding DNA mismatch repair endonuclease MutL, whose product MPDGMIKILPSFVAERIAAGEVVERPASVVKELVENALDARAGRIEVEIEAGGKSLVRVTDDGIGMTPEDALTCFKRHATSKIDRFEDLELIRTYGFRGEALPSIGAVSRVRLLTRFRDRDRGTEVVYEGGRMLRHGEAGAPVGTDVVVRDLFYNVPARRKFLKTDTGERAACVDIVARMALARPETAFHLLADGKTVLVLPPADGHRRVLDYFGKSTRGGESIEYESPGVGAVRGVIWHPNVLHRPNRRGILVYVNGRPVDDRLVVDSVTGACRGITPIQRFPQAVIFLDLPGPRVDVNVHPSKFLVKYADEGAVRRLVKAGVARALSEAGVDLTAAMPLATGEPGRPLDRRPYPSTGRRDAYEPDDVPFGEGPGSSVHEPMEPLPRSTLPEGQMSFSTEAALPLYEDAPWEVRGQFAETFILVEYADRLLVIDQHAAHERVIYEELARYDGGGSVPSQELLLPPRVELSAADAGRVSEHLELLLKYGFRVETAGASAFRVMAVPEFVEAGEEERVAVEVMSELGRIGDDAPLAQRRHLTRSAIACKAAIKAGERLTREDMLSLVRRLLASPNKSTCPHGRPTTAELSESQVRRWFRRS is encoded by the coding sequence ATGCCTGACGGAATGATCAAGATCCTGCCGTCCTTCGTGGCGGAGCGCATCGCCGCCGGCGAGGTGGTCGAGCGACCGGCCTCCGTGGTCAAGGAGCTCGTGGAGAACGCCCTGGACGCCCGGGCCGGGCGCATCGAGGTGGAGATCGAGGCGGGCGGCAAATCCCTCGTCCGCGTGACCGACGACGGCATCGGGATGACCCCCGAGGATGCCCTGACCTGCTTCAAGCGCCACGCCACCAGCAAGATAGACCGCTTCGAGGACCTGGAGTTGATCCGGACCTATGGCTTCCGCGGCGAGGCCCTGCCCAGCATCGGCGCCGTCTCGCGCGTGCGCCTCCTGACGCGCTTCCGCGACCGGGACCGGGGGACGGAGGTGGTGTACGAGGGCGGCCGGATGCTGCGCCACGGCGAGGCCGGGGCTCCGGTGGGGACCGACGTCGTCGTCCGCGACCTCTTCTACAACGTACCCGCCCGGCGCAAATTCCTGAAGACGGACACCGGCGAGCGCGCGGCCTGTGTGGACATCGTCGCCCGCATGGCCCTGGCCCGGCCCGAAACCGCATTTCACCTCCTCGCCGACGGGAAGACCGTGCTGGTCCTCCCCCCGGCCGACGGGCACCGGCGGGTGCTGGACTATTTTGGGAAATCCACCCGGGGCGGGGAGAGCATCGAATACGAGAGCCCGGGCGTGGGCGCGGTCCGCGGGGTCATCTGGCACCCCAACGTGCTGCACCGGCCGAACCGCCGCGGGATACTGGTGTACGTGAACGGCCGCCCGGTGGACGACCGACTGGTGGTGGACTCGGTGACGGGCGCCTGCCGCGGGATTACGCCGATCCAGCGGTTCCCCCAGGCGGTCATCTTCCTCGACCTTCCCGGGCCCCGGGTGGACGTCAACGTGCACCCGTCGAAGTTTTTGGTCAAGTACGCCGACGAGGGCGCCGTCCGGCGTCTGGTCAAGGCCGGGGTGGCGCGGGCGTTATCCGAGGCCGGGGTGGACCTCACCGCCGCGATGCCGCTGGCCACTGGGGAGCCGGGCAGACCGCTCGATCGCCGGCCCTACCCCTCCACCGGTCGTCGGGACGCGTACGAGCCCGACGACGTGCCCTTCGGCGAGGGCCCCGGGTCGTCCGTCCACGAGCCGATGGAGCCCCTCCCTCGCTCCACGCTCCCCGAGGGGCAGATGAGCTTCTCCACCGAGGCCGCGCTCCCCCTGTACGAGGACGCGCCCTGGGAGGTCCGGGGGCAGTTCGCGGAAACCTTCATCCTGGTGGAGTACGCCGACCGCCTCTTGGTCATCGACCAGCACGCGGCCCACGAGAGGGTCATCTACGAGGAGCTCGCCCGGTACGACGGGGGCGGTTCCGTCCCCAGCCAGGAGCTGCTCCTGCCGCCCCGCGTCGAGCTCTCGGCGGCGGATGCGGGTCGCGTCTCCGAACATCTCGAGCTTTTGTTAAAATACGGCTTTCGCGTGGAGACTGCGGGCGCGTCCGCCTTCCGGGTCATGGCAGTGCCCGAGTTCGTCGAGGCCGGGGAGGAGGAGAGAGTCGCGGTCGAGGTGATGTCCGAGCTGGGCCGGATCGGGGACGACGCTCCCCTGGCCCAACGGAGGCACCTCACCCGGAGCGCCATCGCCTGCAAGGCCGCCATCAAGGCCGGGGAGAGGCTGACGCGGGAGGACATGCTCAGCCTCGTGCGCCGCCTTCTGGCCTCGCCCAACAAGTCCACCTGCCCCCACGGGCGACCGACCACCGCCGAGTTGTCCGAATCCCAGGTCAGACGCTGGTTCCGCCGTTCCTGA
- a CDS encoding ribonuclease H-like domain-containing protein, whose amino-acid sequence MPKNLRERLSDLTGKPEAPPEVEVTRDAESVRERLRRLLVSKGRPVPPEDLLPAEPVRRSSHAPIEELVDGAWENTPFGRVFIVERRLPAAEHHGGTPLDAVLAHPPENLALVEGEPPAGFDFSGAVFLDTETTGLAGGTGTLPFLVGLGGFEGDEYVLRQFFLDDPGAERGLLNILADALGGASGLVTYNGKAFDWPLVKTRFLLNRIRPEFLDLEPPHVDLLSWARRLWKPRLGSCSLADVERGVMGLERDDDVPGAEIPALYFAYLRGAPVAERMARVFYHNETDVKSLAVLAARALHLAENPLERYEDPAELYACCHLPRMGDRRGELLSAAIAVGLPEEMERRARWELSIHHKRRGELCEARTLWDHLRRGPYDLRPYEEEAKFLEHRLRNLTAAKGLVEEAIQRCGRVVSDPYARARQRGALMYRLKRLERKLAGQTVEDDEVYDPGGDHA is encoded by the coding sequence ATGCCGAAAAACCTCCGCGAGCGCCTGTCCGACCTGACCGGAAAACCGGAGGCCCCCCCCGAGGTCGAGGTGACCCGGGACGCCGAATCGGTCAGGGAGCGCCTCCGACGGCTCCTGGTCTCGAAGGGGCGCCCCGTGCCGCCCGAGGACCTGCTGCCCGCCGAGCCCGTACGGCGGTCCTCCCACGCACCCATCGAGGAGCTGGTGGACGGCGCCTGGGAGAATACGCCTTTCGGCAGGGTATTCATCGTCGAGCGCCGCCTTCCCGCCGCCGAGCACCACGGCGGAACCCCCCTCGACGCCGTTCTGGCCCATCCACCGGAAAACCTGGCCCTGGTGGAGGGGGAGCCGCCCGCGGGCTTCGATTTCTCCGGCGCGGTTTTTCTGGACACCGAGACCACGGGGCTCGCCGGCGGCACCGGCACCTTACCCTTCCTGGTCGGCCTGGGCGGCTTCGAGGGCGACGAGTACGTCCTGCGGCAGTTCTTCCTGGACGACCCGGGGGCGGAGCGCGGCCTCTTGAACATCCTGGCGGACGCGCTCGGGGGCGCGTCGGGCCTGGTCACCTACAACGGTAAGGCCTTCGATTGGCCCCTGGTCAAGACGCGATTTCTCTTGAACCGTATCAGACCGGAATTCCTGGACCTCGAGCCGCCCCACGTGGACCTTCTTTCCTGGGCCCGCCGCCTGTGGAAGCCGCGCCTGGGGAGCTGCTCCCTGGCCGATGTGGAGCGCGGGGTGATGGGCCTGGAGCGTGACGATGACGTCCCCGGCGCGGAGATTCCCGCCCTCTACTTCGCCTACCTCCGGGGCGCACCGGTGGCTGAGCGCATGGCGCGGGTTTTTTACCACAACGAGACCGATGTCAAATCCCTGGCCGTTCTCGCGGCCCGCGCCCTCCATCTGGCGGAAAACCCCCTCGAGCGCTACGAGGACCCGGCGGAGCTCTACGCCTGCTGCCACCTGCCCCGGATGGGCGACCGGCGGGGGGAGCTCCTGTCCGCCGCCATCGCGGTGGGTCTGCCGGAGGAAATGGAACGGCGGGCCCGCTGGGAGCTCTCCATCCACCACAAGCGTCGCGGGGAGCTTTGCGAGGCTCGGACGCTGTGGGACCACCTGCGCCGGGGCCCCTACGACCTCCGCCCCTACGAGGAGGAGGCCAAGTTTCTGGAGCACCGCCTCCGGAACCTGACCGCCGCCAAGGGGCTGGTCGAGGAGGCGATCCAGCGGTGCGGCCGCGTGGTGAGCGACCCCTACGCCCGGGCCCGGCAGCGGGGGGCGCTCATGTACCGCCTGAAGCGCCTGGAGAGGAAGCTGGCCGGCCAGACGGTGGAGGACGACGAGGTGTACGATCCGGGCGGCGACCATGCCTGA